A single genomic interval of Argopecten irradians isolate NY chromosome 8, Ai_NY, whole genome shotgun sequence harbors:
- the LOC138329088 gene encoding uncharacterized protein isoform X3 produces MSVSVKKVFVGLLSIVALFLVGLLTTTHVGQGQNLTDKSLTPISQPTFREPAHLHMSLNTPGQNLTDKSLSPIKVRLTHINRLKLFTNTSSGVTGYHEQVIVPTPTLTMAQILEARTTVVKEVCAREFNNSVKTRGRGPIFFYSKTARMTCCKAPKTGSSFWGTVVLAIESQQNSDKTFHINRNSVHGRNEIAVPTFKNVSRNALSVMVSRDPYTRLYSAFVDKYFLLGQLGRSLQSALKKGPFRMNGGVCGYDVTFSDFLNHVTDLALKGVELNEHYMPVVKLCDPCNLHYDVYSRQESLTKDTKYVLELLKFSEAKKQDIQTSLKRGLKNTIYSLVSSYLSDYKKYRTDCPDRVSHFEKVWKTLQVQGYVSTKNDYPRREFQKMLTFDPDVITLLIIKEIERFPLGKEEKMLQRQSAVSIAYQDVGQATIQKVQKVFKMDFLLFGYDMTPPDKRPGAVTLS; encoded by the exons GCCAACCGACGTTTAGAGAACCAGCTCATCTACATATGTCACTAAATACGCCGG GACAAAACTTAACGGACAAATCTCTCTCGCCAATCA AGGTGCGTCTCACACATATCAACAGACTAAAGCTGTTCACTAACACCTCCAGTGGCGTGACGGGATACCACGAACAAGTTATTGTTCCAACGCCGACTTTAACGATGGCACAGATTCTGGAGGCTAGAACCACAGTGGTTAAAGAGGTGTGCGCCAGAGAGTTCAACAACAGCGTTAAAACTAGAGGTCGAGGCCCGATCTTTTTCTATTCTAAAACTGCTAGGATGACCTGCTGTAAAGCTCCAAAGACAGGGAGCTCATTTTGGGGGACTGTTGTTTTAGCTATCGAGTCACAACAAAACTCGGACAAAACATTCCATATCAACAGAAATTCCGTCCACGGTAGGAACGAGATAGCGGTAccaacatttaaaaatgttagTAGGAATGCATTGTCCGTGATGGTATCCCGGGACCCTTACACTCGGCTTTACTCCGCTTTTGTCGATAAATATTTTCTTCTCGGGCAGCTTGGTCGAAGTCTTCAAAGTGCACTTAAGAAAGGGCCATTTAGAATGAATGGAGGAGTATGTGGTTATGACGTCACGTTTTCAGATTTCCTAAATCACGTGACAGATTTAGCACTGAAAGGCGTGGAACTGAATGAACATTACATGCCAGTAGTCAAATTGTGTGATCCTTGTAATTTACATTATGATGTCTATAGCCGACAGGAATCTCTCACAAAAGACACGAAATACGTTTTAGAGCTACTGAAATTCTCTGAAGCTAAGAAACAGGACATACAAACTAGCTTAAAAAGGGGACTTAAAAATACCATATATTCACTGGTATCGTCGTATTTGAGTGATTACAAAAAGTATCGCACAGACTGTCCTGACAGagtcagccattttgaaaaagtttgGAAAACTCTTCAAGTTCAGGGATATGTTAGTACAAAAAATGATTACCCCAGGAGGGAGTTTCAGAAGATGTTAACCTTTGACCCGGATGTTATCACACTACTAATCATAAAGGAGATCGAACGTTTTCCATTGGGAAAGGAAGAGAAAATGCTACAACGACAGTCGGCCGTATCTATAGCATATCAAGATGTAGGACAAGCAACTATACAAAAGGTTCAGAAAGTTTTTAAAATGGACTTTCTTTTGTTCGGCTATGACATGACCCCGCCGGATAAACGACCCGGCGCTGTAACTCTTAGTTAG
- the LOC138329088 gene encoding uncharacterized protein isoform X7 encodes MSVSVKKVFVGLLSIVALFLVGLLTTTHVGQGQNLTDKSLTPIRQNLTDKSLSPIKVRLTHINRLKLFTNTSSGVTGYHEQVIVPTPTLTMAQILEARTTVVKEVCAREFNNSVKTRGRGPIFFYSKTARMTCCKAPKTGSSFWGTVVLAIESQQNSDKTFHINRNSVHGRNEIAVPTFKNVSRNALSVMVSRDPYTRLYSAFVDKYFLLGQLGRSLQSALKKGPFRMNGGVCGYDVTFSDFLNHVTDLALKGVELNEHYMPVVKLCDPCNLHYDVYSRQESLTKDTKYVLELLKFSEAKKQDIQTSLKRGLKNTIYSLVSSYLSDYKKYRTDCPDRVSHFEKVWKTLQVQGYVSTKNDYPRREFQKMLTFDPDVITLLIIKEIERFPLGKEEKMLQRQSAVSIAYQDVGQATIQKVQKVFKMDFLLFGYDMTPPDKRPGAVTLS; translated from the exons GACAAAACTTAACGGACAAATCTCTCTCGCCAATCA AGGTGCGTCTCACACATATCAACAGACTAAAGCTGTTCACTAACACCTCCAGTGGCGTGACGGGATACCACGAACAAGTTATTGTTCCAACGCCGACTTTAACGATGGCACAGATTCTGGAGGCTAGAACCACAGTGGTTAAAGAGGTGTGCGCCAGAGAGTTCAACAACAGCGTTAAAACTAGAGGTCGAGGCCCGATCTTTTTCTATTCTAAAACTGCTAGGATGACCTGCTGTAAAGCTCCAAAGACAGGGAGCTCATTTTGGGGGACTGTTGTTTTAGCTATCGAGTCACAACAAAACTCGGACAAAACATTCCATATCAACAGAAATTCCGTCCACGGTAGGAACGAGATAGCGGTAccaacatttaaaaatgttagTAGGAATGCATTGTCCGTGATGGTATCCCGGGACCCTTACACTCGGCTTTACTCCGCTTTTGTCGATAAATATTTTCTTCTCGGGCAGCTTGGTCGAAGTCTTCAAAGTGCACTTAAGAAAGGGCCATTTAGAATGAATGGAGGAGTATGTGGTTATGACGTCACGTTTTCAGATTTCCTAAATCACGTGACAGATTTAGCACTGAAAGGCGTGGAACTGAATGAACATTACATGCCAGTAGTCAAATTGTGTGATCCTTGTAATTTACATTATGATGTCTATAGCCGACAGGAATCTCTCACAAAAGACACGAAATACGTTTTAGAGCTACTGAAATTCTCTGAAGCTAAGAAACAGGACATACAAACTAGCTTAAAAAGGGGACTTAAAAATACCATATATTCACTGGTATCGTCGTATTTGAGTGATTACAAAAAGTATCGCACAGACTGTCCTGACAGagtcagccattttgaaaaagtttgGAAAACTCTTCAAGTTCAGGGATATGTTAGTACAAAAAATGATTACCCCAGGAGGGAGTTTCAGAAGATGTTAACCTTTGACCCGGATGTTATCACACTACTAATCATAAAGGAGATCGAACGTTTTCCATTGGGAAAGGAAGAGAAAATGCTACAACGACAGTCGGCCGTATCTATAGCATATCAAGATGTAGGACAAGCAACTATACAAAAGGTTCAGAAAGTTTTTAAAATGGACTTTCTTTTGTTCGGCTATGACATGACCCCGCCGGATAAACGACCCGGCGCTGTAACTCTTAGTTAG
- the LOC138329088 gene encoding uncharacterized protein isoform X5, whose product MSVSVKKVFVGLLSIVALFLVGLLTTTHVGQGQNLTDKSLTPISQPTFREPAHLHMSLNTPEVRLTHINRLKLFTNTSSGVTGYHEQVIVPTPTLTMAQILEARTTVVKEVCAREFNNSVKTRGRGPIFFYSKTARMTCCKAPKTGSSFWGTVVLAIESQQNSDKTFHINRNSVHGRNEIAVPTFKNVSRNALSVMVSRDPYTRLYSAFVDKYFLLGQLGRSLQSALKKGPFRMNGGVCGYDVTFSDFLNHVTDLALKGVELNEHYMPVVKLCDPCNLHYDVYSRQESLTKDTKYVLELLKFSEAKKQDIQTSLKRGLKNTIYSLVSSYLSDYKKYRTDCPDRVSHFEKVWKTLQVQGYVSTKNDYPRREFQKMLTFDPDVITLLIIKEIERFPLGKEEKMLQRQSAVSIAYQDVGQATIQKVQKVFKMDFLLFGYDMTPPDKRPGAVTLS is encoded by the exons GCCAACCGACGTTTAGAGAACCAGCTCATCTACATATGTCACTAAATACGCCGG AGGTGCGTCTCACACATATCAACAGACTAAAGCTGTTCACTAACACCTCCAGTGGCGTGACGGGATACCACGAACAAGTTATTGTTCCAACGCCGACTTTAACGATGGCACAGATTCTGGAGGCTAGAACCACAGTGGTTAAAGAGGTGTGCGCCAGAGAGTTCAACAACAGCGTTAAAACTAGAGGTCGAGGCCCGATCTTTTTCTATTCTAAAACTGCTAGGATGACCTGCTGTAAAGCTCCAAAGACAGGGAGCTCATTTTGGGGGACTGTTGTTTTAGCTATCGAGTCACAACAAAACTCGGACAAAACATTCCATATCAACAGAAATTCCGTCCACGGTAGGAACGAGATAGCGGTAccaacatttaaaaatgttagTAGGAATGCATTGTCCGTGATGGTATCCCGGGACCCTTACACTCGGCTTTACTCCGCTTTTGTCGATAAATATTTTCTTCTCGGGCAGCTTGGTCGAAGTCTTCAAAGTGCACTTAAGAAAGGGCCATTTAGAATGAATGGAGGAGTATGTGGTTATGACGTCACGTTTTCAGATTTCCTAAATCACGTGACAGATTTAGCACTGAAAGGCGTGGAACTGAATGAACATTACATGCCAGTAGTCAAATTGTGTGATCCTTGTAATTTACATTATGATGTCTATAGCCGACAGGAATCTCTCACAAAAGACACGAAATACGTTTTAGAGCTACTGAAATTCTCTGAAGCTAAGAAACAGGACATACAAACTAGCTTAAAAAGGGGACTTAAAAATACCATATATTCACTGGTATCGTCGTATTTGAGTGATTACAAAAAGTATCGCACAGACTGTCCTGACAGagtcagccattttgaaaaagtttgGAAAACTCTTCAAGTTCAGGGATATGTTAGTACAAAAAATGATTACCCCAGGAGGGAGTTTCAGAAGATGTTAACCTTTGACCCGGATGTTATCACACTACTAATCATAAAGGAGATCGAACGTTTTCCATTGGGAAAGGAAGAGAAAATGCTACAACGACAGTCGGCCGTATCTATAGCATATCAAGATGTAGGACAAGCAACTATACAAAAGGTTCAGAAAGTTTTTAAAATGGACTTTCTTTTGTTCGGCTATGACATGACCCCGCCGGATAAACGACCCGGCGCTGTAACTCTTAGTTAG
- the LOC138329088 gene encoding uncharacterized protein isoform X10, whose amino-acid sequence MSVSVKKVFVGLLSIVALFLVGLLTTTHVGQEVRLTHINRLKLFTNTSSGVTGYHEQVIVPTPTLTMAQILEARTTVVKEVCAREFNNSVKTRGRGPIFFYSKTARMTCCKAPKTGSSFWGTVVLAIESQQNSDKTFHINRNSVHGRNEIAVPTFKNVSRNALSVMVSRDPYTRLYSAFVDKYFLLGQLGRSLQSALKKGPFRMNGGVCGYDVTFSDFLNHVTDLALKGVELNEHYMPVVKLCDPCNLHYDVYSRQESLTKDTKYVLELLKFSEAKKQDIQTSLKRGLKNTIYSLVSSYLSDYKKYRTDCPDRVSHFEKVWKTLQVQGYVSTKNDYPRREFQKMLTFDPDVITLLIIKEIERFPLGKEEKMLQRQSAVSIAYQDVGQATIQKVQKVFKMDFLLFGYDMTPPDKRPGAVTLS is encoded by the coding sequence AGGTGCGTCTCACACATATCAACAGACTAAAGCTGTTCACTAACACCTCCAGTGGCGTGACGGGATACCACGAACAAGTTATTGTTCCAACGCCGACTTTAACGATGGCACAGATTCTGGAGGCTAGAACCACAGTGGTTAAAGAGGTGTGCGCCAGAGAGTTCAACAACAGCGTTAAAACTAGAGGTCGAGGCCCGATCTTTTTCTATTCTAAAACTGCTAGGATGACCTGCTGTAAAGCTCCAAAGACAGGGAGCTCATTTTGGGGGACTGTTGTTTTAGCTATCGAGTCACAACAAAACTCGGACAAAACATTCCATATCAACAGAAATTCCGTCCACGGTAGGAACGAGATAGCGGTAccaacatttaaaaatgttagTAGGAATGCATTGTCCGTGATGGTATCCCGGGACCCTTACACTCGGCTTTACTCCGCTTTTGTCGATAAATATTTTCTTCTCGGGCAGCTTGGTCGAAGTCTTCAAAGTGCACTTAAGAAAGGGCCATTTAGAATGAATGGAGGAGTATGTGGTTATGACGTCACGTTTTCAGATTTCCTAAATCACGTGACAGATTTAGCACTGAAAGGCGTGGAACTGAATGAACATTACATGCCAGTAGTCAAATTGTGTGATCCTTGTAATTTACATTATGATGTCTATAGCCGACAGGAATCTCTCACAAAAGACACGAAATACGTTTTAGAGCTACTGAAATTCTCTGAAGCTAAGAAACAGGACATACAAACTAGCTTAAAAAGGGGACTTAAAAATACCATATATTCACTGGTATCGTCGTATTTGAGTGATTACAAAAAGTATCGCACAGACTGTCCTGACAGagtcagccattttgaaaaagtttgGAAAACTCTTCAAGTTCAGGGATATGTTAGTACAAAAAATGATTACCCCAGGAGGGAGTTTCAGAAGATGTTAACCTTTGACCCGGATGTTATCACACTACTAATCATAAAGGAGATCGAACGTTTTCCATTGGGAAAGGAAGAGAAAATGCTACAACGACAGTCGGCCGTATCTATAGCATATCAAGATGTAGGACAAGCAACTATACAAAAGGTTCAGAAAGTTTTTAAAATGGACTTTCTTTTGTTCGGCTATGACATGACCCCGCCGGATAAACGACCCGGCGCTGTAACTCTTAGTTAG
- the LOC138329088 gene encoding uncharacterized protein isoform X9, which yields MSVSVKKVFVGLLSIVALFLVGLLTTTHVGQGQNLTDKSLTPIKVRLTHINRLKLFTNTSSGVTGYHEQVIVPTPTLTMAQILEARTTVVKEVCAREFNNSVKTRGRGPIFFYSKTARMTCCKAPKTGSSFWGTVVLAIESQQNSDKTFHINRNSVHGRNEIAVPTFKNVSRNALSVMVSRDPYTRLYSAFVDKYFLLGQLGRSLQSALKKGPFRMNGGVCGYDVTFSDFLNHVTDLALKGVELNEHYMPVVKLCDPCNLHYDVYSRQESLTKDTKYVLELLKFSEAKKQDIQTSLKRGLKNTIYSLVSSYLSDYKKYRTDCPDRVSHFEKVWKTLQVQGYVSTKNDYPRREFQKMLTFDPDVITLLIIKEIERFPLGKEEKMLQRQSAVSIAYQDVGQATIQKVQKVFKMDFLLFGYDMTPPDKRPGAVTLS from the coding sequence AGGTGCGTCTCACACATATCAACAGACTAAAGCTGTTCACTAACACCTCCAGTGGCGTGACGGGATACCACGAACAAGTTATTGTTCCAACGCCGACTTTAACGATGGCACAGATTCTGGAGGCTAGAACCACAGTGGTTAAAGAGGTGTGCGCCAGAGAGTTCAACAACAGCGTTAAAACTAGAGGTCGAGGCCCGATCTTTTTCTATTCTAAAACTGCTAGGATGACCTGCTGTAAAGCTCCAAAGACAGGGAGCTCATTTTGGGGGACTGTTGTTTTAGCTATCGAGTCACAACAAAACTCGGACAAAACATTCCATATCAACAGAAATTCCGTCCACGGTAGGAACGAGATAGCGGTAccaacatttaaaaatgttagTAGGAATGCATTGTCCGTGATGGTATCCCGGGACCCTTACACTCGGCTTTACTCCGCTTTTGTCGATAAATATTTTCTTCTCGGGCAGCTTGGTCGAAGTCTTCAAAGTGCACTTAAGAAAGGGCCATTTAGAATGAATGGAGGAGTATGTGGTTATGACGTCACGTTTTCAGATTTCCTAAATCACGTGACAGATTTAGCACTGAAAGGCGTGGAACTGAATGAACATTACATGCCAGTAGTCAAATTGTGTGATCCTTGTAATTTACATTATGATGTCTATAGCCGACAGGAATCTCTCACAAAAGACACGAAATACGTTTTAGAGCTACTGAAATTCTCTGAAGCTAAGAAACAGGACATACAAACTAGCTTAAAAAGGGGACTTAAAAATACCATATATTCACTGGTATCGTCGTATTTGAGTGATTACAAAAAGTATCGCACAGACTGTCCTGACAGagtcagccattttgaaaaagtttgGAAAACTCTTCAAGTTCAGGGATATGTTAGTACAAAAAATGATTACCCCAGGAGGGAGTTTCAGAAGATGTTAACCTTTGACCCGGATGTTATCACACTACTAATCATAAAGGAGATCGAACGTTTTCCATTGGGAAAGGAAGAGAAAATGCTACAACGACAGTCGGCCGTATCTATAGCATATCAAGATGTAGGACAAGCAACTATACAAAAGGTTCAGAAAGTTTTTAAAATGGACTTTCTTTTGTTCGGCTATGACATGACCCCGCCGGATAAACGACCCGGCGCTGTAACTCTTAGTTAG